In Tachyglossus aculeatus isolate mTacAcu1 chromosome 10, mTacAcu1.pri, whole genome shotgun sequence, the following proteins share a genomic window:
- the LOC119933630 gene encoding histone H1.3-like, with protein sequence MAEQRRSDADLTAASGSRRGPAPSSPPVRDRRAALPLSQVLLRAIAAAPGRRGLSLARLRKEFQDAGYHVRRAAESSDSNGALLRINGRGVSGTYRVCQGPNPSITLQSTETGGEAQRRARAKPRGEAEGQGSGQARGRAKPPGPRGHQKARAEARVKAKRRRAKPRSTPTAPSRPKAKGKGSPNHRKPRRKQTPQKRKTPAPARGSRSRCKEAPRKRSAPTGLRSNVARGNALQKGPKRARGAHRHSESR encoded by the coding sequence atGGCTGAGCAGCGGCGCTCCGATGCCGACCTGACCGCGGCCTCGGGGTCCCGGCGGGGGCCGGCACCGAGCTCGCCTCCCGTGCGGGACCGGCGGGCcgccctgcccctgtcccaggtGTTGCTGCGGGCCATCGCGGCCGCCCCCGGTCGCAGAGGACTGTCCCTCGCCCGGctcaggaaggagttccaggacgcGGGCTACCACGTGCGCAGGGCCGCGGAAAGCTCCGACTCCAATGGGGCTCTCCTGCGCATCAACGGCCGGGGGGTTTCGGGCACCTATAGGGTCTGCCAGGGCCCGAATCCCAGCATCACGCTCCAGTCGACGGAGACCGGGGGCGAGGCCCAGCGGAGGGCCCGAGCCAAGCCGAGGGGCGAGGCCGAGGGGCAGGGCAGTGGCCAGGCGAGGGGCAGGGCCAAGCCCCCGGGTCCAAGGGGTCATCAGAAGGCCAGGGCCGAAGCCAGGGTGAAGGCCAAGCGGAGGCGGGCGAAGCCAAGGAGCACCCCAACGGCCCCCAGCCGCCCCAAGGCCAAAGGGAAAGGCAGCCCGAACCACCGCAAGCCCCGGAGGAAGCAAACCCCCCAAAAGAGGAagacccccgccccggcccgggggAGCCGTTCCCGATGCAAGGAAGCGCCCAGGAAGAGGTCCGCTCCCACCGGCCTCCGCTCCAACGTGGCCCGGGGAAACGCCCTTCAAAAAGGCCCGAAGCGGGCCAGGGGGGCTCATCGCCACAGTGAAAGTCGCTAG